In a single window of the Leptospira sanjuanensis genome:
- a CDS encoding SRPBCC domain-containing protein: MIKNETETIIEGNKVIYKRYFEISAELLFEIWSLEEHLTQWWGPDGFTLTSNSMNFSNGGIWDFIMHGPDGHDYKNKIQFIEIKKPYHIYYKHLGDGEGAKDVDFQAKVTFEEVGEGTNLTMEQIFPSKEELERVNQKYGAIEGGKQHVANLSKYAESLK, from the coding sequence ATGATAAAAAATGAAACAGAAACGATCATCGAAGGCAACAAGGTAATCTATAAAAGATATTTTGAAATATCGGCCGAATTACTGTTCGAGATATGGTCATTGGAGGAACATCTGACTCAGTGGTGGGGACCGGACGGCTTCACTTTGACGAGCAATAGCATGAATTTTTCGAACGGGGGGATCTGGGATTTTATCATGCACGGTCCTGACGGACACGATTACAAAAACAAGATTCAGTTTATAGAAATCAAGAAACCGTATCACATCTATTATAAACATCTCGGCGACGGAGAAGGAGCGAAAGACGTCGATTTTCAAGCAAAGGTTACCTTCGAAGAAGTGGGCGAAGGTACGAATCTAACGATGGAACAGATCTTCCCTTCCAAGGAAGAGCTGGAAAGAGTGAATCAAAAATACGGCGCGATCGAAGGCGGAAAGCAACACGTCGCGAATCTGAGCAAATACGCGGAAAGCTTGAAGTAA
- a CDS encoding ArsR/SmtB family transcription factor, producing the protein MNAFAALADDTRREIVKLVAKSGELTSTAISRNFKMSPPAISQHLKVLQEAKVLHMKKDAQKRIYSLNDSGIDEVEEWLLDIKNLWNKRLDKLDRYISKIKKERSHDKK; encoded by the coding sequence ATGAATGCGTTTGCCGCTCTTGCGGACGATACGAGAAGGGAAATCGTGAAATTGGTGGCCAAGAGCGGAGAACTTACTTCGACCGCGATCAGCCGGAATTTCAAGATGAGTCCGCCCGCGATATCACAACACTTAAAAGTATTACAAGAAGCGAAAGTTCTTCATATGAAGAAGGACGCACAAAAACGCATCTATAGTTTAAACGATTCGGGAATCGACGAAGTGGAAGAATGGCTGCTCGATATAAAAAATCTATGGAACAAACGTTTGGACAAACTGGATCGATACATTTCGAAAATTAAAAAGGAGCGATCCCATGATAAAAAATGA
- a CDS encoding DUF1554 domain-containing protein has protein sequence MSIVRIHFLGFLFLVFILLSCSQAEKIEMDLSKGGVGLIANILPAILPVDDNPFDSTKFPTLNEGQSTSVTLTLKTRAASVEQFNFAWADTAGGPTISPATFTYSGSNTANVTITAIDNDCLDDTMTLNATRVSDSKVYALKFNVTDRDRCIFLASNSSTPGVTGPGFTGNLGGVAGADAKCQAEKPSALPGAASEYKALLGIDTVRNPTKSGGVLETDWPLKVGVRYFSYSASAPEGAYIATGTSNGIGTGSAIFTFPLNSSINHSSDTSTLSFWTGIGSSSFDPMGGSYTCSTYTDGTTGFGYNGVTNSTSSSAIASYYFSCSTPARLICIRQ, from the coding sequence ATGTCGATCGTTCGGATTCATTTTTTGGGATTTTTATTTTTAGTATTCATTCTTCTTTCCTGTAGCCAAGCGGAGAAAATCGAAATGGATCTCTCCAAGGGCGGGGTAGGATTGATTGCGAACATTCTTCCCGCGATACTGCCCGTTGACGACAATCCGTTCGATTCCACCAAATTTCCAACGCTGAACGAAGGACAATCCACTTCGGTAACGCTTACGCTAAAAACGAGAGCGGCTTCGGTCGAGCAGTTTAATTTCGCCTGGGCGGATACAGCAGGCGGCCCCACGATTTCTCCCGCGACTTTTACGTATTCCGGTTCGAATACCGCGAACGTAACGATCACCGCAATCGATAACGATTGTTTGGACGATACGATGACGCTTAACGCAACCCGCGTTTCCGATTCGAAAGTGTATGCGTTGAAGTTCAATGTGACGGATCGGGATCGTTGTATTTTTCTTGCGAGCAATTCTTCAACACCGGGCGTAACCGGACCGGGATTTACCGGAAACTTGGGCGGAGTTGCGGGAGCCGACGCAAAATGTCAGGCGGAGAAGCCTTCCGCTTTACCGGGAGCCGCTTCCGAATACAAGGCTTTGTTGGGTATCGATACGGTTCGAAATCCGACTAAGTCCGGCGGCGTACTGGAAACCGATTGGCCGTTGAAAGTCGGAGTTCGTTATTTTTCTTACAGCGCTTCCGCACCGGAGGGAGCTTACATTGCGACCGGGACCAGCAACGGAATCGGGACGGGAAGCGCGATCTTTACGTTTCCATTGAATTCGAGCATCAATCATAGCAGCGATACTTCTACGTTGAGTTTTTGGACAGGAATCGGAAGCTCCTCTTTCGATCCAATGGGCGGTTCTTATACTTGTTCGACGTATACGGACGGTACTACCGGCTTCGGCTACAACGGTGTAACGAACTCAACGAGTTCGTCCGCGATCGCGAGTTATTACTTCAGTTGCTCCACCCCCGCGCGCTTGATTTGTATTCGTCAGTAA
- the gpmI gene encoding 2,3-bisphosphoglycerate-independent phosphoglycerate mutase: protein MKLTKKYTFRSRKALLVILDGVGYSSKGSESGNAIAGAKLPFLNQVWNQSPTLHIQAHGKAVGMPSDEDMGNSEVGHNVLGSGRIFDQGAKLVSNSIASQEIFQGQAWKEVIENAKKRNSTLHLLGLFSDGNVHAHIDHTKALISKAIEEKVPKIRLHILLDGRDVPEKSALDYLNPFETWLDSLRKNGADIRIASGGGRMTITMDRYEADWSMVERGWKIHVKGEGRKFSSAKEAIETFRTEDPKVIDQYLPSFVIAENGNPVGPIVDGDSVVFTNFRGDRAIEISLAFTEKNFDKFDRGSLPDIVYAGIMQYDGDLKLPERFLVAPPAIDRTLGEYMANSGVAQYALSETQKYGHVTYFWNGNKSGYFDRTSEEYKEIQSDVIPFDQSPEMKALLITEALEKALTENKQDFYRVNYANGDMVGHTGNFPATIQAMEFLDGCVERLWKICEKQNIVLLITADHGNADEMYQLDKKGNVEKDTKGNPVPKTSHTLNPVPFSILDPEKKIRLNAGVSNPGLANVAATILDVMGYETPEGYHSSLIQN, encoded by the coding sequence ATGAAGCTCACCAAGAAATATACCTTTCGGTCTAGAAAGGCATTGCTCGTTATATTAGACGGGGTCGGATACTCGTCGAAAGGCTCCGAATCCGGAAACGCAATCGCGGGCGCAAAACTTCCTTTTTTAAATCAGGTCTGGAATCAATCCCCCACTCTTCACATTCAAGCGCACGGAAAAGCGGTCGGCATGCCGTCCGACGAAGATATGGGAAATTCCGAAGTCGGTCACAACGTTCTAGGCTCCGGAAGAATTTTCGACCAAGGCGCTAAATTAGTTTCGAATTCGATCGCAAGTCAAGAAATCTTTCAAGGACAAGCTTGGAAAGAAGTGATCGAAAACGCAAAGAAGAGGAATTCCACCTTACATCTGTTAGGTCTTTTTTCGGACGGAAACGTTCACGCTCACATCGATCATACGAAAGCCTTGATTTCCAAGGCGATCGAAGAAAAAGTTCCCAAGATTCGTCTTCATATCCTTTTGGATGGAAGGGACGTTCCCGAAAAATCCGCATTAGATTATTTGAATCCTTTCGAAACTTGGCTCGATTCCCTGCGCAAAAACGGAGCGGATATCCGCATCGCTTCCGGCGGCGGAAGAATGACCATCACGATGGATCGTTACGAAGCGGATTGGTCCATGGTCGAAAGAGGTTGGAAAATCCACGTTAAAGGAGAAGGCAGAAAATTCTCCTCCGCAAAAGAAGCGATCGAAACGTTTCGAACCGAAGATCCGAAAGTCATCGATCAATATCTTCCTTCTTTCGTAATTGCGGAGAATGGAAATCCGGTCGGACCGATCGTCGACGGAGACTCCGTGGTTTTTACGAACTTCCGCGGAGACAGAGCGATCGAAATTTCCTTGGCGTTTACCGAAAAAAATTTCGACAAGTTCGATCGCGGATCTCTTCCTGATATCGTCTATGCAGGTATTATGCAGTACGACGGGGACTTGAAACTTCCCGAACGTTTTTTAGTCGCTCCTCCCGCGATCGATCGAACCCTCGGCGAATACATGGCCAACAGCGGAGTCGCTCAGTACGCGTTATCCGAAACACAAAAATACGGACACGTTACCTATTTCTGGAACGGAAACAAAAGCGGCTACTTTGATCGAACTTCGGAGGAATACAAAGAGATTCAATCCGACGTGATTCCTTTCGATCAAAGCCCGGAGATGAAGGCGCTTCTGATCACTGAAGCTTTGGAAAAAGCCCTTACCGAAAACAAACAGGATTTCTATCGGGTGAATTACGCGAACGGAGATATGGTCGGACATACGGGCAATTTTCCCGCTACGATTCAAGCGATGGAATTTCTGGACGGCTGCGTGGAACGGCTTTGGAAAATATGCGAAAAACAGAATATTGTTTTACTGATCACCGCCGATCACGGCAACGCGGACGAGATGTATCAGTTGGATAAAAAAGGAAACGTGGAAAAGGATACAAAGGGAAATCCTGTTCCTAAAACGAGTCATACTCTGAATCCCGTTCCGTTCTCCATTTTGGATCCGGAAAAGAAAATCCGTTTGAATGCGGGCGTTTCCAATCCAGGTTTAGCGAACGTCGCGGCCACTATTTTGGACGTTATGGGTTACGAAACTCCGGAAGGTTATCATTCTTCCCTGATTCAAAATTAA
- a CDS encoding MFS transporter has product MNKSKHQQSQKENETFSKKSLLYFYANTGVTLLAGNMLNYSLIIYSLDITGSQTFAGSIFFANVLPTILFSFFVGAVLDRYSRLKILYLFQTNYILSALIIGILIGTGRMNYDLRWILILLAAYNGLALTFMIPGRLTLLGNLVDAKDTGKATMMLNILIIVGFGLAPMIVGLIKQKQDWDILFYTIGALYLFGYLFLILVKIRETVSVEKETIWEGLKTGLLFLKTEKVSVELLILTAFAIFMVGPMQVVLPQFAKNILLLNEQGRGLYMGTLGLGLFIGGIGARLLHDRFHRGYVMLAATFLTGIIALAIANSQNAILSAALLLTTGILGGLLSALIPSTLQLITPDGVRGRVMSFYSLIFQTTPALAGLLTGRLADLYGQPWSLGFSGIFILISAIFCSISFNKLRDLP; this is encoded by the coding sequence ATGAACAAATCCAAACATCAGCAATCACAAAAAGAAAACGAGACGTTTTCCAAAAAGAGTCTTCTGTACTTTTATGCAAATACGGGAGTGACCTTGCTCGCGGGGAATATGCTCAATTACTCTTTGATTATATACTCGCTGGACATCACCGGATCGCAGACGTTTGCAGGCTCGATCTTTTTTGCGAACGTGTTGCCCACGATCTTGTTCAGTTTTTTTGTGGGAGCCGTTCTCGATCGATATTCGCGTTTGAAGATTCTGTATCTCTTTCAGACGAACTACATTCTTTCCGCATTGATTATAGGAATTCTGATCGGAACGGGAAGAATGAACTATGATCTTCGTTGGATTTTAATTCTTCTTGCCGCATACAACGGACTCGCTCTGACGTTTATGATTCCCGGTCGATTGACATTGCTCGGCAATTTGGTCGATGCGAAAGACACGGGAAAGGCAACGATGATGTTGAACATCCTGATTATCGTAGGATTCGGATTGGCTCCGATGATCGTAGGTTTGATCAAACAAAAGCAGGATTGGGATATACTGTTTTATACGATCGGCGCTTTGTATCTGTTCGGATATTTGTTTTTAATCCTGGTAAAAATTCGGGAAACGGTTTCCGTCGAAAAAGAAACGATCTGGGAAGGTCTGAAAACCGGGCTTCTCTTTTTAAAAACCGAAAAAGTCTCCGTGGAACTTTTGATTCTGACCGCGTTCGCGATCTTTATGGTGGGACCGATGCAGGTGGTTCTTCCGCAATTCGCAAAAAACATATTATTGTTAAACGAACAGGGAAGAGGGTTGTATATGGGAACTCTGGGACTCGGATTGTTTATCGGCGGAATCGGAGCGAGACTTCTGCACGACCGTTTTCATCGCGGCTACGTGATGTTGGCCGCGACTTTTCTTACGGGAATCATCGCATTAGCGATCGCTAATTCTCAAAACGCGATTCTATCGGCGGCGCTTCTATTGACTACGGGAATTTTGGGAGGACTTCTCAGTGCGTTGATTCCTTCCACGCTGCAGTTGATCACTCCGGACGGAGTTCGGGGACGGGTCATGAGTTTTTACAGTTTGATCTTTCAGACGACTCCGGCGCTCGCCGGTTTGTTGACCGGCAGGCTCGCAGATCTTTACGGACAACCTTGGTCTTTAGGATTTTCGGGAATTTTTATTTTGATTTCCGCGATTTTCTGTTCGATTTCGTTTAACAAACTGCGCGATCTTCCCTAA
- a CDS encoding M48 family metallopeptidase encodes MFLLYKEQIQTERNSTLAPFYQILGKPIRTMNRALTKVLSVDSLDEKEYGDAIRERFTEMQNPNDKDYVYLNQLIGTLTAYKQKPFDYTVYVMEEESPNAFALPGGVIFVTRGLMTTLKSEHELVAVLAHEVGHIEKSHCMDGVRFELLAAKIGTETLGKLADFAFQWMTRHAYNKTQEDEADEYAFDLILNTMYDPNGVGLAFLRLEKYSPESGTKKAKLISEYFQSHPHMDLRREKFSEKADQWWSSHSEERRYKGGRNLKARTTFEKQDYDEEWIEGRKS; translated from the coding sequence ATGTTCTTATTATACAAAGAACAGATTCAAACGGAACGAAACTCCACGTTAGCTCCCTTTTACCAGATTCTCGGCAAGCCGATTCGAACGATGAACCGCGCGCTAACGAAAGTTTTGTCCGTTGATTCTCTCGACGAAAAGGAATACGGCGACGCGATCCGTGAACGATTTACGGAGATGCAGAATCCGAACGACAAAGATTACGTTTATCTAAATCAGTTGATCGGAACTCTCACTGCGTATAAACAGAAACCGTTCGATTACACGGTTTACGTGATGGAAGAGGAATCGCCGAACGCGTTTGCGCTGCCCGGAGGAGTGATCTTCGTTACGAGAGGTTTGATGACGACTCTCAAGTCCGAACACGAGTTGGTGGCCGTTCTCGCGCACGAGGTGGGTCATATCGAAAAATCGCATTGTATGGACGGCGTTCGTTTCGAACTGCTGGCTGCGAAGATCGGAACGGAAACGTTAGGCAAGCTTGCGGACTTCGCGTTTCAATGGATGACGAGACACGCATACAACAAAACGCAGGAAGACGAAGCGGACGAATACGCGTTCGATTTGATCTTGAATACGATGTATGATCCGAACGGAGTGGGACTTGCGTTTCTTCGATTGGAAAAATATTCTCCCGAGTCGGGAACCAAAAAAGCCAAACTCATCAGCGAATACTTTCAATCGCATCCTCACATGGATTTAAGAAGGGAGAAGTTTTCCGAAAAAGCCGATCAGTGGTGGTCTTCCCATTCCGAGGAAAGAAGATACAAAGGCGGGCGAAACTTGAAGGCGAGAACCACCTTCGAAAAACAAGACTACGACGAAGAATGGATCGAAGGACGAAAATCCTAA
- a CDS encoding DUF2339 domain-containing protein, with protein sequence MEVFLIFVLFLFSLYTFFQSKGLKTEIEELKERIRSLESMLSQEKPKESKRPLAEEKPIVPITDVPPPSSVPPVRQQEKKTDKIEVRTEAQTPVLAKTTSVEFKEKRASVAQAATAEKIEPQVPKEPGFLVQLWKKIEKPLSENWTGILGAVILVAGIGFLGIYALFILSAIYRCLLIFGFSFVLAVLAFWLGKKPEFKNVSLALRSSAAAVLLFVSLGSGSIDALKWLENSYAALAVLSAGLIVNLYAGYRSKNETFASLHTILGLVAVSIPQSSGFTLGVIALICLPGVIWNYRERRQIHLLAVSTGFFAAHLHWHYQIFSQAKPAGIEVVFPILCILPVFCGALLVHYRETLYGKKEFELFPLASHLLNWSYLGISLIHYSQKTKISTFVLFVGAGIVWFLSKAAKRKEISWLFLTDRLVSQSLIVLGIFSLRLWSLDSLAILAILSFEILIFSWVCFREESRFLESVSLSLTTIVFGALIGFSYRQFFQSENPGVAVSSALVSQIGYGVLILALVGFIGILEKRFPILKEELSLTSLLITLMSLLAGLGLFSFYLFFSNEIYGVWIPSILLSAILVLRQKLSSTRLSFTIVLLAPLVTLSLWKSIAFGTFENHERVLALSLPWLLPFLVYLKNSNVLNGQKPLYWPGIFGFTAHLVFTFYYYLNLKGSLLFGPFAILLSLLYLELGRWIRKRENGDSSDDGKLFSSLYVLSFVLTGIFLLRHFTVEFQSASVLFGIPARFWIEMLAASLFLYWILFPEEEFSSLDLLRSAQPLFWELLISIVVIGIYTETPGRILSFAMAVLTWVIFFLSKRKTLKTERFALYVYFFFIWTNLEIFLGGESTVFANQNEFPWKERGFQIASVFVQLSSVFFVFPRIGLVGLETSFIGWTGIWKAPLRFFQKYYNVLPGYLGVFGIVLSVYIYTKDVLNPISNLIVGPAWALLSISFLEFGQFFGRKMDSLSIAILSDFLKRASWLGLIAFTVHYVYVDLQSSYMYLGFLSASNWTAVLGMSVWIYWATSNIRETENVRFWQIVYPLLNEGCLFFLGLISYSVVSESWISVAFAVAALGVLELGIRKQENLSRFRWYGILFHLFACFYLTFIVSTEDNPVAHWMQAKWIPGVLTILLLFLFVFRAYRGYGKENIGFPLGLGFLKGIADKTGTYLNGVVYYPFFIGIFLFLYWSFSSAVLTLLWSTLAFLIFLLGLFLKESWFRYLSLGLLLFCVGRLIFHDLSSSGTILKAVVFLGVGSILLLMNTIYNKYRDRF encoded by the coding sequence TTGGAAGTATTCTTAATCTTCGTTTTATTCTTATTCAGTTTATACACTTTTTTTCAATCCAAAGGATTAAAAACGGAAATCGAAGAACTCAAAGAGCGGATTCGTTCTTTGGAATCGATGCTTTCTCAGGAAAAACCTAAGGAAAGTAAACGACCGCTTGCGGAGGAAAAACCGATCGTTCCGATTACGGACGTGCCTCCGCCGTCCTCCGTTCCGCCCGTTCGACAACAAGAAAAGAAAACGGACAAAATCGAGGTGCGGACCGAAGCCCAAACTCCGGTTCTTGCTAAAACGACATCCGTCGAATTCAAAGAAAAACGAGCGTCGGTTGCGCAGGCTGCGACGGCGGAAAAGATCGAACCGCAGGTTCCTAAAGAGCCCGGATTTTTGGTTCAGCTCTGGAAGAAGATCGAAAAACCTCTTTCGGAAAACTGGACCGGAATTTTGGGAGCGGTTATTCTCGTTGCGGGAATCGGATTCCTCGGAATTTATGCGCTCTTTATTCTTTCCGCAATATATCGTTGTCTTCTTATATTCGGATTTTCTTTTGTTCTTGCGGTTCTTGCGTTCTGGCTCGGAAAAAAACCTGAATTCAAAAACGTATCGCTTGCGCTTCGAAGCAGCGCGGCGGCGGTTCTGCTTTTCGTTTCTTTGGGAAGCGGTTCCATCGATGCGTTGAAATGGTTGGAGAATTCCTATGCGGCTCTCGCGGTTTTGAGTGCGGGACTAATCGTGAATCTTTACGCGGGTTATCGGTCTAAAAACGAAACATTCGCTTCGTTGCATACGATTTTGGGATTGGTGGCGGTGTCGATCCCGCAATCCTCCGGTTTTACGTTAGGCGTAATTGCGTTGATTTGTTTACCGGGCGTGATCTGGAATTACAGGGAACGAAGACAAATTCATCTGTTGGCGGTAAGCACCGGTTTTTTTGCGGCCCATCTCCATTGGCATTATCAGATCTTCTCGCAGGCAAAGCCGGCCGGTATCGAGGTAGTTTTTCCGATTCTTTGTATTCTTCCCGTATTTTGCGGCGCGCTTCTCGTTCATTACCGGGAAACTTTGTACGGGAAAAAAGAATTCGAACTCTTTCCACTCGCAAGTCATCTTCTTAACTGGTCGTATCTTGGAATCAGCCTGATTCATTATTCGCAAAAAACGAAGATCAGCACATTCGTATTGTTTGTCGGCGCAGGAATCGTTTGGTTCTTGTCCAAGGCCGCAAAACGAAAAGAAATTTCCTGGTTGTTTCTTACGGATCGATTGGTTTCCCAATCCTTGATCGTCCTTGGAATTTTTTCGCTGCGACTTTGGAGTTTGGATTCGCTTGCGATTCTCGCGATCCTGTCGTTCGAGATTTTGATCTTTTCCTGGGTTTGTTTTCGGGAAGAAAGCCGATTTTTGGAAAGCGTTTCTCTATCCCTTACGACGATCGTATTCGGAGCGCTGATCGGTTTCTCGTATCGTCAATTTTTTCAATCGGAAAATCCGGGGGTTGCGGTTTCGTCCGCGCTCGTTTCGCAGATAGGTTACGGAGTTCTAATACTTGCGTTAGTCGGCTTTATCGGAATCTTGGAAAAACGATTTCCGATTCTAAAGGAAGAATTGTCCCTGACTTCTTTGCTCATCACGTTGATGAGTCTGCTTGCCGGATTGGGTTTGTTTTCATTCTATCTATTCTTTTCGAACGAGATCTACGGAGTTTGGATCCCATCGATTTTGTTAAGCGCAATTCTGGTTTTAAGGCAGAAATTGTCTTCGACGAGACTTTCGTTTACGATCGTTTTACTCGCGCCTCTCGTCACCTTGAGTTTGTGGAAATCGATCGCTTTTGGAACGTTTGAAAACCACGAACGGGTTCTTGCGTTATCCCTTCCGTGGTTACTGCCGTTTTTAGTTTATTTAAAGAATTCTAATGTTTTAAACGGACAAAAACCGCTTTATTGGCCGGGAATTTTCGGTTTTACGGCGCACCTGGTATTCACGTTTTATTACTATCTGAATCTGAAGGGTTCGCTTTTGTTCGGGCCGTTCGCGATTCTTCTTTCTCTTCTTTATTTGGAACTGGGAAGATGGATTCGGAAGCGGGAAAACGGGGATTCCTCGGACGACGGAAAACTATTCTCCTCTCTTTATGTGTTGTCGTTCGTATTAACGGGAATTTTTTTATTACGACATTTTACCGTAGAGTTTCAATCCGCATCCGTTCTTTTCGGGATTCCCGCCCGTTTTTGGATCGAGATGCTCGCTGCCTCTTTGTTCTTATACTGGATTCTTTTTCCCGAGGAAGAATTCTCCTCTCTCGATTTGCTGCGGTCCGCGCAGCCTTTGTTCTGGGAACTTTTAATTTCGATCGTAGTCATCGGAATTTATACCGAAACACCCGGAAGAATTCTTTCGTTCGCGATGGCGGTCCTGACCTGGGTCATTTTCTTTTTATCGAAACGGAAAACGCTCAAGACCGAACGATTCGCGTTGTACGTTTATTTCTTTTTCATATGGACGAATTTGGAAATTTTCTTAGGCGGAGAATCCACCGTCTTTGCGAATCAAAACGAATTTCCTTGGAAGGAAAGAGGGTTTCAGATCGCATCCGTTTTCGTTCAATTGAGTTCCGTGTTTTTCGTTTTTCCGAGAATCGGTTTGGTAGGATTGGAGACTTCGTTTATCGGTTGGACGGGAATTTGGAAAGCTCCGCTTCGATTCTTTCAAAAGTATTACAACGTATTGCCCGGCTATCTCGGAGTTTTCGGAATCGTTCTGAGTGTGTATATTTATACGAAGGACGTTTTGAATCCGATCTCCAATCTCATCGTCGGACCGGCTTGGGCTTTGTTGTCGATTTCGTTTTTGGAATTCGGGCAATTTTTCGGAAGAAAGATGGATTCTCTTTCGATCGCGATCCTTTCCGATTTTCTTAAACGAGCTTCCTGGCTGGGATTGATCGCGTTTACGGTTCATTACGTTTATGTGGATTTACAGTCCTCCTATATGTATCTTGGATTTTTGTCGGCTTCCAATTGGACCGCGGTCCTCGGGATGTCCGTTTGGATTTATTGGGCGACTTCCAATATTAGAGAAACTGAAAACGTCCGTTTTTGGCAGATCGTATATCCGTTGTTAAACGAAGGTTGTCTTTTCTTTCTGGGTTTGATCTCCTATTCCGTCGTAAGCGAATCTTGGATCAGCGTCGCGTTTGCGGTCGCGGCACTCGGAGTTTTGGAACTCGGGATTCGAAAACAGGAAAACCTTTCGAGATTTCGATGGTATGGAATTCTATTTCATTTGTTTGCCTGCTTTTATCTGACCTTTATCGTGTCGACCGAAGACAATCCAGTCGCACATTGGATGCAGGCTAAGTGGATCCCCGGCGTTCTCACCATTCTTCTTTTATTCTTATTCGTGTTCCGAGCTTATCGAGGATACGGAAAGGAGAATATAGGGTTTCCGCTCGGCCTCGGTTTTTTAAAAGGAATCGCGGACAAGACCGGAACCTATCTCAACGGAGTGGTATATTATCCTTTCTTTATAGGAATTTTTCTATTCCTCTATTGGTCCTTTTCGAGCGCGGTCCTTACTTTGCTTTGGTCCACTCTCGCATTCTTGATCTTCCTGCTAGGATTGTTTTTGAAAGAGTCCTGGTTCCGTTATCTTTCCTTGGGACTTTTGTTGTTCTGCGTGGGAAGGTTGATCTTTCACGACCTTTCTTCTTCCGGAACGATTCTCAAAGCGGTCGTGTTCTTGGGAGTGGGAAGTATATTGCTTTTAATGAATACGATTTATAACAAATACCGGGATCGGTTTTAA
- a CDS encoding YceI family protein, with translation MKKLRQIVFLVSLLFVSQTYASEILKKEITFLAIHPMKEVHGVCKEVNADSPNVQSSGTGYKLGSPFAIKIPILRIHSGDESRDSHIMEILGYPDTPEIVALIESVTPSGDSYSIRGKLTIRGLTRDFESRGRVEQKESGQIRVFGKVNITFSDFKLEKPSLLFIKAKEEIEIGYDFLIKI, from the coding sequence ATGAAAAAACTTCGGCAAATCGTTTTCTTAGTTTCGCTTCTATTCGTTTCTCAAACGTACGCTTCCGAAATTCTCAAAAAGGAAATCACCTTTCTGGCGATTCATCCCATGAAAGAAGTTCACGGGGTTTGCAAGGAAGTGAATGCGGATTCACCGAACGTTCAAAGTTCGGGGACGGGATATAAACTGGGTTCTCCCTTTGCGATTAAGATTCCTATTTTAAGAATTCATTCGGGGGACGAAAGTAGGGATTCACATATCATGGAAATATTAGGATATCCTGATACTCCCGAGATCGTTGCACTGATCGAATCCGTGACGCCTTCCGGAGATTCGTATTCGATTCGCGGAAAACTGACGATCCGCGGTTTGACCCGCGACTTTGAATCCCGCGGAAGAGTGGAGCAAAAGGAATCGGGACAAATTCGGGTTTTCGGTAAGGTAAACATAACCTTTTCGGATTTTAAACTAGAAAAACCTTCGCTTTTGTTCATCAAAGCGAAAGAGGAAATCGAAATCGGCTACGACTTCCTGATTAAGATTTAG